In Tsuneonella amylolytica, one genomic interval encodes:
- the nusB gene encoding transcription antitermination factor NusB, which translates to MNSNLRSQARSTARLAAVQALYQQQMEGTGTARLLDEFHLHRLGMEDEETEAEFADAEVDFFDDLVTGTLARRDEIDALVGGKLASGWTVARLDKTMLQILRGGTYELIARPDVPVAAAISEWVDVAKAFFDDREAKFVNGVLDAVAKSAR; encoded by the coding sequence ATGAACAGCAACCTCCGCTCACAGGCCCGCTCGACCGCGCGCCTTGCCGCCGTCCAGGCGCTTTACCAGCAGCAGATGGAAGGCACCGGTACCGCGCGCCTGCTCGACGAGTTTCACCTCCACCGGCTCGGCATGGAAGACGAGGAGACCGAAGCCGAATTCGCGGACGCCGAAGTCGATTTCTTCGACGATCTGGTGACCGGCACCCTCGCCCGGCGCGACGAGATCGACGCGCTCGTCGGCGGCAAGCTTGCCAGCGGCTGGACCGTCGCCCGCCTCGACAAGACGATGCTGCAGATCCTGCGGGGCGGCACCTACGAACTCATCGCCCGGCCCGACGTGCCGGTCGCCGCCGCGATCAGCGAGTGGGTGGACGTGGCCAAGGCGTTCTTCGACGACCGCGAGGCGAAGTTCGTGAACGGCGTGCTCGACGCGGTGGCCAAGAGCGCTCGCTGA
- the thiL gene encoding thiamine-phosphate kinase, with the protein MNGEFAFVKALRRLAAHPAARNLDDDAAVLEIGAETLVLTHDAMVEGVHWLPGQDMADVAWKLVATNLSDLAAKGAMPVGVLLGHMLGDGDDRFLAGIEEVLGEYDVPLLGGDTVSGGPPRALGLTAIGRANHIPVPSRAGAMPGDDLWLAGSVGAAMLGFEVLRSGGGDDSTAYRRPRPLLTEGHALAPLVTAMMDVSDGLLLDASRLAHASGATIDLDRGAVPLACPEERRDDALRWGDDYALLFTLPPGTIPPVAAHRIGSVGPSSGHRLLIDGKPPAPGDRLGYSHAG; encoded by the coding sequence CTGAACGGCGAGTTCGCCTTCGTCAAGGCGCTGCGCCGTCTCGCGGCGCATCCGGCGGCGCGCAACCTCGACGACGATGCCGCGGTCCTCGAGATCGGCGCCGAGACCCTCGTCCTCACCCACGATGCGATGGTCGAAGGCGTCCACTGGCTGCCCGGACAGGACATGGCCGACGTCGCGTGGAAGCTCGTCGCCACGAACCTGTCGGATCTGGCGGCCAAGGGGGCGATGCCGGTGGGCGTGCTGCTCGGCCATATGCTGGGCGACGGGGACGACCGCTTCCTGGCAGGGATCGAAGAGGTGCTGGGCGAATACGATGTCCCGCTGCTGGGCGGCGACACGGTGTCCGGCGGCCCGCCGCGCGCACTGGGGTTGACCGCCATCGGGCGCGCCAACCACATCCCGGTTCCGTCGCGCGCCGGTGCGATGCCCGGAGACGATCTTTGGCTAGCCGGCAGCGTCGGTGCTGCGATGCTTGGGTTCGAAGTCCTCCGCAGCGGAGGCGGCGACGACAGCACCGCCTATCGCCGCCCCCGCCCGCTCCTGACGGAAGGGCATGCGCTCGCTCCGCTGGTTACGGCGATGATGGACGTGTCCGACGGGTTGCTGCTCGACGCGTCCCGACTCGCACATGCGAGCGGGGCGACGATCGACCTCGACCGCGGCGCTGTTCCCCTCGCCTGTCCCGAAGAGCGCCGCGACGACGCGCTGCGCTGGGGCGACGATTACGCGCTGCTGTTTACCCTTCCCCCCGGTACCATCCCGCCGGTCGCGGCGCATCGGATCGGCAGCGTTGGACCCTCGTCCGGGCACCGGCTTCTGATCGACGGAAAGCCGCCCGCGCCGGGCGACCGGCTCGGCTACAGCCACGCGGGCTGA
- a CDS encoding sodium-translocating pyrophosphatase, with protein sequence MDLVLISIVLGALAVVYGFVTSRQVLGASAGNAKMQEIAAAIQEGAQAYLKRQYTTIAIVGVVVAVLVGLFLGPISAIGFVLGAILSGVAGFIGMNISVRSNVRTAQAASTGLQEGLTMAFRAGAITGMLVAGLALLAIAVFFWVLVNAMGLAANSRAVVDALVALAFGASLISIFARLGGGIFTKAADVGADLVGKVEAGIPEDDPRNPAVIADNVGDNVGDCAGMAADLFETYVVTVGATMVLTALLLKGLGDLLLPMMSLPLLIGGACILTSIIGTYFVRLGGGKNVMGAMYKGFLVTAVLSIPLIWLCIETAIGTGTEITRSLADVSAGQPTAEEGLAEQVVTFTGMDLFWCSLLGLVITGLIIWITEYYTGTNYRPVRSIAKSSETGHGTNVIQGLAISMEATALPTLVIVAGIVIAYQLAGLIGIAYAATAMLALAGMVVALDAYGPVTDNAGGIAEMAGLDDSVREKTDLLDAVGNTTKAVTKGYAIGSAGLAALVLFAAYTTDLGEFFPNLDVDFSLENPYVIVGLLLGALLPYLFGSMGMTAVGRAAGDVVVDVREQFKANPGIMTYETKPDYARTVDLVTKAAIKEMIVPSMLPVLAPIVVYFVITAIAGQANGFAALGALLLGVIVGGLFVALSMTAGGGAWDNAKKYIEDGNHGGKGSEAHKAAVTGDTVGDPYKDTAGPAVNPMIKITNIVALLLLAALAAGGAG encoded by the coding sequence GTGGACCTTGTTCTGATTTCAATTGTCCTGGGGGCGCTGGCGGTCGTTTACGGTTTCGTCACCAGCCGCCAGGTGCTGGGCGCAAGCGCCGGCAACGCGAAAATGCAGGAAATCGCCGCCGCCATCCAGGAAGGCGCGCAGGCCTACCTCAAGCGGCAATACACCACGATCGCCATCGTCGGCGTCGTCGTCGCGGTGCTCGTCGGGCTGTTCCTCGGGCCGATCTCGGCCATCGGCTTCGTGCTCGGCGCAATCCTGTCGGGCGTGGCGGGCTTCATCGGCATGAACATCTCCGTACGCTCAAACGTCCGCACCGCGCAGGCCGCCTCGACCGGGCTGCAGGAAGGCCTGACGATGGCGTTCCGCGCGGGCGCGATCACCGGCATGCTGGTGGCGGGCCTCGCACTGCTCGCGATCGCCGTGTTCTTCTGGGTCCTCGTCAACGCGATGGGGCTGGCGGCGAACAGCCGTGCGGTGGTCGACGCGCTCGTCGCGCTGGCCTTCGGTGCCTCGCTCATCTCGATCTTCGCGCGCCTGGGCGGCGGCATCTTCACCAAGGCCGCCGACGTCGGCGCCGACCTCGTGGGCAAGGTGGAAGCCGGCATTCCCGAAGACGATCCGCGCAACCCGGCGGTCATCGCGGACAACGTGGGCGACAACGTCGGCGACTGCGCCGGCATGGCGGCCGACCTGTTCGAGACCTACGTCGTGACCGTGGGCGCCACGATGGTGCTCACCGCGCTGCTCCTCAAGGGCCTCGGCGACCTGTTGCTGCCGATGATGAGCCTGCCGCTGCTGATCGGCGGCGCGTGCATCCTGACATCGATCATCGGCACGTATTTCGTCCGCCTCGGCGGGGGCAAGAACGTGATGGGCGCGATGTACAAGGGCTTCCTCGTCACCGCGGTCCTTTCGATCCCGCTGATCTGGCTCTGCATCGAGACCGCGATCGGCACTGGCACGGAAATCACCCGCAGCCTCGCGGATGTCAGCGCCGGTCAGCCAACCGCGGAAGAAGGCCTCGCCGAACAGGTCGTCACCTTCACCGGCATGGACCTGTTCTGGTGCTCGCTGCTCGGCCTCGTCATCACCGGGCTGATCATCTGGATCACCGAGTATTACACCGGCACCAATTACCGCCCGGTGCGCTCGATCGCCAAGTCGTCGGAAACCGGCCACGGCACCAACGTGATCCAGGGCCTCGCGATCAGCATGGAAGCGACCGCGCTGCCCACGCTGGTGATCGTGGCGGGCATCGTCATCGCCTACCAGCTCGCCGGCCTCATCGGCATCGCCTACGCGGCGACCGCGATGCTGGCGCTCGCGGGCATGGTCGTGGCGCTCGACGCCTACGGCCCGGTCACCGACAACGCCGGAGGCATCGCCGAAATGGCGGGCCTCGACGACAGCGTGCGCGAGAAGACCGACCTGCTCGACGCGGTGGGGAACACCACCAAGGCGGTGACCAAGGGCTACGCGATCGGATCGGCCGGCCTCGCCGCGCTGGTGCTGTTCGCCGCCTACACCACCGACCTCGGCGAGTTCTTCCCGAACCTCGACGTCGATTTCAGCCTGGAGAACCCATACGTCATCGTCGGTCTCCTGCTGGGCGCGCTGCTGCCCTACCTGTTCGGTTCGATGGGTATGACCGCCGTCGGCCGTGCGGCGGGCGACGTCGTCGTCGATGTGCGCGAACAGTTCAAAGCGAACCCGGGCATCATGACCTACGAGACGAAGCCCGACTATGCGCGCACTGTCGACCTCGTCACCAAGGCGGCAATCAAGGAGATGATCGTCCCCTCGATGCTGCCGGTGCTGGCGCCGATCGTGGTCTACTTCGTCATCACCGCGATCGCGGGCCAGGCCAACGGCTTCGCGGCGCTGGGCGCGCTACTGCTGGGCGTGATCGTGGGCGGGCTGTTCGTCGCGCTGTCGATGACCGCCGGCGGCGGCGCGTGGGACAATGCGAAGAAGTACATCGAGGACGGCAACCACGGCGGCAAGGGCTCCGAAGCCCACAAGGCCGCGGTGACCGGCGATACCGTGGGCGATCCCTACAAGGACACCGCGGGCCCGGCCGTGAACCCGATGATCAAGATCACCAACATCGTGGCCCTGTTGTTGCTGGCGGCACTGGCCGCCGGCGGCGCCGGCTGA